DNA sequence from the Schlegelella aquatica genome:
CACCGCCTGGCCCATGGTGTCGCGGCCGACCTACCTCGGAGGGCTGGGCTTCGGCATGAAGTGGAACATGGGCTGGATGCATGACACGCTGGCCTACCTGCGGGAAGACCCGGTCCATCGCAAGTACCACCACGGACGGCTCACGTTCTCGCTGGTCTATGCCTTCAACGAGAACTTCGTGCTGCCGCTCTCGCACGACGAGGTGGTCCACGGCAAGGGGTCGCTGCTGAACAAGATGCCCGGGGACCGCTGGCGGCAGTTCGCCAACTTGCGGGCGCTGTACGGCTACATGTGGACCCATCCCGGCAAGAAGCTGCTCTTCATGGGCGGGGAGTTCGCGCAGGAGCGCGAATGGGCGCACGAGGGCGAGCTCGACTGGCACCTCACCGAGTGGCCCGAGCACCGTGGCGTCCAGCGCCTCGTGCAGCAGCTCAACCGGCTGTACGCCGAGGAGCCGGCCTTGCACCGCACGGACTTCTCGCACGAGGGCTTCCAGTGGGTGGAGACGCACGACGCCGAGCGCAGCGTCATCGCCTACCTGCGCCGCGGCCGCGAGCCGCAGGACGCCCCGCTGCTCGTGGTGTGCAACTTCACGCCCGAGCCGCGCACCAACTACGTGCTGGGCGTGCCGGTGATGGGGCGCTGGCGCGAACTCCTCAACACCGATGCCAGGGAGTACGGCGGCAGCGGGTGGGGCAACCTGGGCGGGGTGGAGGCGGTGCCTCTGCCCTCGCACGGGCAGCCCCATTCGCTCAGCCTCGTGCTGCCGCCCCTGGCCACGCTGATCCTCAAACCCGAGCGCCATGCCTGAGACCCGCAAGAACACCGCGGCGGCCGTCGCCGACCCGCGTGCCGGCCGCGTGCGTGCCGTCATCGACGCCGTGCTGCCCTGTGTGGACGCAGGCCGCTTCGCGGTCAAGCGGGTGGCCGGCGAGCCATTCCATGTGGAGGCGCATTGCTTCACCGACGGGCACGATGTGTTGCGCGTCGTGCTGCAATGGCGCGAGGAGACGCAGGAGTCTTTCCACGAGGTGGAGATGCGCCTGCGCCACAACGACGAGTGGCTCGGCAGCTTCACGCCGCCGGCGCCCGGCCGCTATGTCTATACCGTGACGGCCTGGGTCGATCACTTCGAGTCGTGGCGGCACGAGCTGGAGCGCCGTGTGGACGAGGAGGACGTGCGCATCGCCGTGCTCGTGGGCGCCCATCTGCTGGAGGAGGCCGCCGCGCGCGCCAAGGGGGCCGACCAGCAGGCCTTGAAGCAGTGGGCCGCGCAGCTGAGCGAAGCGGCTGCGCAGCACCATGCGTCCGACCTCAAGACCCTCGCGCTGAACCCGTCGCTGGCGGAGCTCGCCCGCCGCTACCCGGACCGCAGCCTCGCGGTGACCCACCCCGTGCTGCTGCCGCTCGTGGCGGACCGAGAGCGGGCGCGCTACAGCACCTGGTACGAGCTCTTCCCCCGGTCGGCCTCGCCCGAGCCCGGGCGGCACGGCACCTTCAAGGACGTGGAGGCGCTGCTGCCGTATGTGGCCGAGATGGGTTTCGACGTGCTGTACTTCCCGCCCATCCACCCGATCGGGCGCACCCGGCGCAAGGGCAAGAACAACACCTTGGTGGCCCAGGCCGACGATGTCGGCAGCCCCTGGGCGATCGGCGCGGCCGAGGGCGGGCACAAGGACATCTTGCCGGAGCTGGGCACGCTGGAGGACTTCCGCCGCCTGGTGGCCCGCGCGCGCGACTTCGGCATCGAGATCGCGCTGGACATCGCCTTCCAGTGCGCGCCCGACCACCCTTACGTCAAGGACCACCCGCAGTGGTTCCGCTGGCGGCCCGACGGCACGGTGCAGTACGCCGAGAACCCGCCGAAGAAGTACCAGGACATCTACCCGTTCAACTTCGAGACGGAGGACTGGCCGGCGCTGTGGCGGGAACTCAAGAGCGTCTTCGATCACTGGATCGCGCAAGGGGTCCGGATCTTCCGGGTGGACAACCCGCACACCAAGTCGTTCCTGTTCTGGGAATGGGTCATCACCCACCTCAAGCGCGAGCACCCGGACCTGATCCTGCTGTCGGAGGCCTTCACGCGGCCGAAGGTGATGCACCGGCTGGCCAAGCTGGGGTTCACGCAGTCGTACACCTACTACACCTGGCGCAACACCAAGCAGGAGCTCATCGACTACTTCACCGAGCTGTCGCAGGGGCCGGGGCGCGAGTACTTCCGGCCCAACGTGTGGCCCAACACGCCGGACATCCTGCACGAGCGCCTGCAGTCCGGCGAGCGGGCCACCTTCATGGCCCGGCTGGTGCTGGCCGCGACGCTGGCGGCCAACTACGGCCTCTACGGCCCGGCCTACGAGCTGATGGAGTCGGCGCCGCTCAAGCCCGGCAGCGAGGAGTACCTGAACTCCGAGAAGTACCAGCTGCGCCATTGGGACCGCGACCGCCCCGACAGCCTCAAGCCGTTCATCGCCCGCGTCAATCGCATCCGGCGCGAGAATCCGGCGTTGCAGTCGGACTGGAGCCTCAAGTTCTTTCCGATCGACAACGAACACCTCATCGCCTATGGCAAGCGCAGCGACGACGGCGAGAATGTCATCCTCACCGTCGTCAACCTCGATCCGCATTTTCCCCAGTCGGGCTGGCTCGCGGTGGACCTCGCCTGGCTCGGTGTCGATCCGCACCTGCCGTACCAGGTACACGATTTGCTCAGCGAGCAGCGCTTCACCTGGCACGGCGAGCGCAACTTCATCCTGCTCGACCCGCGCCACTCGCCAGCGCACGTCCTGCGCTTGCGGCGGCGGGTGCGCAGCGAGCAGGATTTCGACTACTTCGACTAGAGCCTCTGGATGAACGCACCGCACACGCCTCAGCTCGAGGCCGCCGAAGGCGGCGCGGTGATCCCCCGCACCGACGAGGCGCTCTGGTACAAGGACGCGGTGATCTACCAGGTCAACGTCAAGGCGTTCTTCGACTCGAACGACGACGGCGTCGGCGATTTCCTCGGCCTGGCCTCCAAGCTCGACTACATCAAGGAACTGGGCGTCAACACGCTGTGGCTGATGCCCTTTTACCCGTCGCCGCTGCGTGACGACGGCTACGACATCTCCGAGTACGAGAACGTCCACCCGCAGTACGGCACGCTGGACGACTTCCGCCTCATGCTGGACGAGGCGCACAAGCGGGACCTCAAGGTCATCACCGAACTCGTCATCAACCACACGTCGGACCAGCACCCGTGGTTCCAGCGCGCGCGCAAGGCGCCGCCCGGCTCGCCGGAGCGCGACTTCTACGTCTGGAGCGACACCGACCAGAAGTACCTGGGCACCCGCATCATCTTCACCGACACCGAGACGTCGAACTGGACGTGGGACCCGGTCGCCAAGGCCTACTATTGGCACCGCTTCTTCAGCCACCAGCCCGATCTCAACTTCGACAACCCGCTGGTGCTCGAGGCGGTGTTCAAGGTGATGCGCTTCTGGCTCGACATGGGCGTGGACGGCTTCCGGCTCGACGCGATCCCGTACCTGGTCGAGCGCGAGGGCACCAACAACGAGAACCTGCCCGAGACGCACGCGATCATCAAGCAGCTGCGCGCGGCGATCGATGCGCACTACCCCAACCGCTTCCTGCTGGCCGAGGCCAACCAGTGGCCCGAGGACGTGCGCGAATACTTCGGCGAGGGCGACGAGTGCCACATGGCGTATCACTTCCCGCTGATGCCGCGCATGTACATGGCCATCGCGCAGGAGGACCGCTTCCCCGTCGTCGAGATCATGCAGCAGACGCCGGAGATCCCCGAGACCTGCCAGTGGGCGATCTTCCTGCGCAATCACGACGAGCTGACGCTCGAGATGGTGACGAGCAAGGAACGCGACTACATGTACAACATGTACGCCGCCGACCCGCGCGCACGCATCAACCTCGGCATCCGCCGTCGCCTGGCGCCGCTGATGGACAACGACATGGACCGCATCAAGCTGATGAACAGCCTGCTGCTGTCCATGCCCGGCTCGCCCATCATCTACTACGGCGACGAGATCGGCATGGGCGACAACGTCTTCCTCGGGGACCGCAACGGCGTGCGCACCCCGATGCAGTGGAGCATCGACCGCAACGCCGGCTTCAGCCGGGCCGACCCGCAACGGCTGTACCTGCAGCCGATCATGGACCCGGTCTACGGCTACCAGGCGGTCAACGTCGAGGCGCAAACCCGCGAGCCGTCGTCGTTGCTCAACTGGATGCGCCGCATGCTGGCGGTGCGCAAGACGAGCCTCGCGTTCGGCCGCGGTCGGCTCACCTTTCTGCGGCCCGGCAACCGCAAGGTGCTGGCCTACCTGCGCGAGTACGGCGACGACGTGATCCTGTGCGTCGTGAACCTCGCCCGCACGGCGCAGCCGGTGGAGCTGGACCTCTCGCGCTTCCGCGGGCGCGTGCCGGTGGAGATGCTGGGCCGCAACGCGTTTCCGCCCATTGGCGATCTGCCCTACCTGCTCACGCTGCCCGCGCATGCGTTCTACTGGTTCCGCCTGGCGGCCGACGCCGACGCGCCGAGCTGGCACACCGAGGTGCTGCCGGCCGAGGACCGCCCGGTGCTGGTCCTCTTCGACGGCTGGAACAGCCTGTTCCGCGACCAGGTGGTGCCGTGGCGCATCGGGCTCGCGTTGCGCGTGCGCGAGCAGTTCGAAACCGACACGCTCGCGCGCTACGTCGAGGCGCAGCGCTGGTACGCCTCCAAGGGCACCGCGGTGCAGCGTGCGCGGCTGGCCGACCACGCGGTGTGGGAGCACGGCGAGCGCCAGTGGCTGCTGCCCATCGTCGAGCTGGAAGGGCCCGCGGCGCCGGCGACGTACTACGCGCCGCTGGCCATGGCCTGGGAGGACCGCGAGGAGGAGCGGATGCGCAGCCTCGCGGTGGCCACCGTCGCGCGGGTGCGGCAGCAGGCGATGGTGGGCGTGATGGCCGACGCCTTCGCCGACGACGCGTTCTGCCATGCCGTCGTCTCGGCCATCCAGCGCCGCGTGGAGGTCAAGACGGCGGCAGGCATCATCCGCTTCCGCCCCACGAGCCTGTTCCGCCAAGTCGCCGGCGACGACCACGAAAGCCTGCCGGTGGGCAAGCCCCAGGCACAAAGCAGCAACACCATCGTCACCCTCGATGAGCGCCTGTTCCTCAAGGGCTACCGGCGTCTGCGCCCGGGCTCCAACCCGGAGTTCGAGGTCGGCTGCTTCCTCACCGAGGCGGCCCGCTTCCCGCACTGCGTGCCCGTGGCCGGCGTGGTGGAGTACGAGTCCGGCGCCGGCACGGTCTACACGCTGTCCATCCTGCAGGGGTATGTGCCCAATCAGGGGGACGGCTGGAGCTACACCCAGGACTACCTGCAGCGCTACCTCGAGTCTCGACAGACCGTGGTGGAGCCGCCGCGCGAAGACGAGCACGCGGCCTATCTCGCGCTGATCGAGACGCTGGGCGAGCGCACCGCACAGCTGCACCTGGCCTTCGCGAGCGATGGGGGTACCGAGGCGTTCGCGCCGCAGCGCCTGACCAGCGACGACCTCGCGCACTACCGCGAGCAGGTGGCGCAGGAAGCGAGCACCACCTTCGCGATGCTGGAGTCGGCGCTGGACCGGCTGGACGAGCGCGCGGCCGCACTCGCGCGCGAGCTGCTCGTCAACCGGCACGTCGTGATGGCACGCATCGAGGCCTTGGGCGCGCCGGGCCAGCAGGGGCTCAAGACGCGCTACCACGGCGACTATCACCTCGCGCAGGTGCTGCTGTCGAAGAACGATTTCGTCATCATCGACTTCGAGGGCGAGCCCGGCCGCAGCTTCGCGCAGCGGCGCGAGAAGCACCCGCCGCTGCGCGATGTGGCGGGGATGCTGCGTTCCTTCAGCTACGCGCGCGCGGCCGCACTGCGCTCGCTGCCGCGGGGGCCGGAGGATGCGTCCTCTCTGGAGGCACTGGCGGCGCTGTGGGAGCGCCAGACGCGTGCGGCCTTCCTGCGCGCCTACCACCGTCACGCCGGCGCAGCCCGCCTCTACGAAGACCTGCGGCCCGGAGAAGGCCTGCTCGGCTTGTTCGAGCTCGAGAAGGCGCTGTACGAGCTGCGCTACGAACTGAGCAACCGGCCGGACTGGGTCGCGATCCCCCTGGAGGGCATCGCCGGCCTGCTGGGGCGGGCATGAAGCCCGCGCGTTCGCGGCGCCCACCACGGAGATCCACATGGAGCGCATAGAAGTCCTGCTCGACCCCGCGCGAGCGTTCCTCTACCAGGTCGGCGCGCTGCTGCCGCGGCTCGCGCTGGCGGTGGTGATCCTGTTCATCGGGTACCTGCTCGCCAAGGCGGCTCGCTTCGCGATCGAAAAGGCGCTGCGGGCCATCAACCTCCACATCGTCACGCAGCGCGCCGGCGTGGACGGCTTCCTGCAACGCGGCGGGGTGCAAACGGACACCATCGGCCTGTTCGGCTGGCTGGCGTACTGGGTCGTCATCCTCGCGGCCTTGATCGTCGCGTTCAACGGCCTGGGGCTGTCCTACGTGACCGACCTGCTCAGCCGTGTGATGCTGTTCGTGCCGCGCGTCATCGTCGCGCTGTTGATCGTGGCTTTCGGTGCGTACTTCGCGCGTTTCGTCGGCAACGCCGTCCACACCTACTGCGCCGGCATCGGCATTCGCGACGGGGCGGTGCTGGGCAACCTCGCCCGCTACGCGATCCTGGTGTTCGTCTTGATGATCGCCGTGGATCAGCTCGAAGTGGGTGGACAGCTCGTGCGGCTGACCTTCCTCATCCTGCTGGCGGGCGTCGTGCTGGCACTGGCGCTGGCCTTCGGTCTGGGCGGGCGCGACTGGGCGGCCGCGTGGCTCGAGCGCTGGTGGCCGGCGCCGCGGCGCCCCGGCGATGAACGCCGCGACCGCCTGCCCTGACGAGGGCGTCTCTCGCCCACGAGCTGCCAACCATGAGCAAGGACAAACCCATCACCGCAGTCTGGCCGGGCAAGCCGTACCCGCGCGGCGCGACCTGGGACGGCCAGGGCGTGAACTTCGCGCTCTTCTCGGAACATGCCGAGCGCGTGGAACTCGCCATCTTCGACGAGACGGGCCGGCGCGAGCGGCAACGCATCGAGATGCGGGAACGCACCGACCACGTCTGGCACTGCTACCTGCCCGAGGCGCGGCCCGGCATGGCCTACGGGTACCACGTGTACGGGCCCTACAAGCCGGAGGAGGGGCACCGATTCAACCCCCACAAGCTGGTGCTCGACCCCTACGCGAAGGACTTCGTCGGTCAGCTGCGCTGGAGCGATGCCTTGTACGGCTACACCATCGGCCACAAGAGGGAGGACCTCTCCTTCGACCGGCGCGAAAGCGCACCGCACATGCCCAAGTGCCGCGTGCTGGAGACGGCCTTCACCTGGGGAGACGACCGGCGCCCCGAGGTGCCGTGGCACGACATGGTCATCTACGAGATGCACGTGCGCGGCTTCACGATGCGCCACCCGGAGATCCCGGAGCGGATGCGCGGCACCTATGCGGGGCTGGCGTGCGCGCCCGCCATCAACTACCTCAAGCGGCTGGGCGTGACGACCGTGGAGCTGATGCCGGTGCACGCTTACGTGAACGACCGCTACCTGGAGGAAAAGGGGCTGCGCAATTACTGGGGCTACAACACGCTCGGCTTCTTCGCGCCCGAGCCCCGCTACTCGTGTTCGGGCAAGGTCAAGGAGTTCAAGACGATGGTCAAGACCCTGCACTCGGCGGGGATCGAGGTCATCATCGACGTCGTCTACAACCACAGCTGCGAGGGCAACCACCTGGGGCCCACGCTCTCGCTGCGCGGCATCGACAACGCCTCCTACTACATCCTCTCGGAGGAGAACCGCCGCTACTACAACGACTTCACCGGCTGCGGCAACACCATCAACCTGATGCACCCGCGCGTGCTGCAGATGGTGATGGACTCGCTGCGCTACTGGGTGGAGGAGATGCACGTCGACGGCTTCCGCTTCGACCTGGCCTCGGCGCTGGCGCGCGAGCGCGGGCGCGTCGAGCATCTGGGCGGCTTCTTCGACGTCATCCGTCAGGACCCGACGCTCAACCAGGTCAAGCTGATCGCCGAGCCGTGGGACCTGGGCCACGGCGGCTACCAGGTCGGCAACTTCCCGCTCGGCTGGGCCGAGTGGAACGACCGCTACCGCGACGGCATGCGCGCGTACTGGAAGGGCGACGGCGGCCTGATCGGCGAATTCGCCACGCGCCTGACGGGGTCGTCCGACCTGTACGGGCGCACCGGCAAGCGCCCGCACGCGAGCATCAACTTCATCACCGCGCACGACGGCTTCACGCTGCACGACGTGGTGAGCTACAACGAGAAGCACAACGAGGCCAACGGCGAAGGCAATGCCGACGGCAACAACCACAACCTGTCGTGGAACTGCGGCGTCGAAGGCCCGACCGACGACCCGCAGGTCAATGCACTGCGCGAGCGCCAGAAGCGCAACCTGCTGGCCACGCTGCTGCTGTCGCAGGGCGTGCCGATGATCCTGTCGGGCGACGAGATCGGGCGCACGCAGCGCGGCAACAACAACGCCTACTGCCAGGACAACGAGATCAGCTGGCTGGACTGGACGATGACGCCCGAGCGCGAGCAGCTGCTCGGCTTCGTGCGCCGGCTGATCGCGCTGCGCCGCGCGCACCCGACGTTCCGCCGGCGCGACTTCTTCGCCGGCCGCCCGCTGGTGGGCGGGCATCTCAAGGACATCCTCTGGCTCAAGCCCGACGGCCACGAGATGAGCACCGAGGAATGGGAGCACGAGCATGCCCGCTGCCTGGGCATGTACCTCTCGGGCGCGGGTCTGGACGACGTGGACGCGCGCGGCGTTCCGCTGGAGGACGACGACTTCCTGCTGCTCTTCAATGCCGACGCGAACGAGATCCCGTTCACGATCCCGACCATCCCCGGCGGGCCGTGGTTCGCATTGGTCGACACGGCGGAGCCCACGGGGCAAGCGCAGCCGCGCCGCCTGCAACCGGGCGAGACCTATCCGCTGCAAGGCCGCTCGCTCGTGCTGCTGCGCCGCCCGATGGCGGTGCCGCTCACGCCCAGCCCGCCGCCCGCCCCGGCTTCGGCCTGAGCCTCTTGCATCTTCGCCCCCGGGGCTGCGCCCCACCCCCCGCGGGGGTGTCAGCCTGGCTTCGGGCGGCCACTCGTCGGAATCCGGCGCCCAGCGTGACAAGGGCCGCAGCCCGCTCGGGCAGCGCGTGGGCGCGCTGCGTCAAATGCACGCCGGCGCGCAGGGCGGTCTTCCTACACTGGCCGCTTCGGTGTCGACCCTTCGTCGAACCCGCTCTGCCGAGGTGTCCATGAAACACGCGCGTCCGCAACCGGCCCCAGCGCCGCTCCTGTCTTCTTGCAGCGCAGCCCCTGCCGGGTGGGCTTCGCCGCCGCTGGCCGCGGCCCGCCCTGCTTGCGAGCCGGCGCCCATCGTCCACCGGTGCACGGTGGAGTCGGTCGATCTGCTGGAGCGCAACCTCACGCC
Encoded proteins:
- a CDS encoding alpha-1,4-glucan--maltose-1-phosphate maltosyltransferase; its protein translation is MPETRKNTAAAVADPRAGRVRAVIDAVLPCVDAGRFAVKRVAGEPFHVEAHCFTDGHDVLRVVLQWREETQESFHEVEMRLRHNDEWLGSFTPPAPGRYVYTVTAWVDHFESWRHELERRVDEEDVRIAVLVGAHLLEEAAARAKGADQQALKQWAAQLSEAAAQHHASDLKTLALNPSLAELARRYPDRSLAVTHPVLLPLVADRERARYSTWYELFPRSASPEPGRHGTFKDVEALLPYVAEMGFDVLYFPPIHPIGRTRRKGKNNTLVAQADDVGSPWAIGAAEGGHKDILPELGTLEDFRRLVARARDFGIEIALDIAFQCAPDHPYVKDHPQWFRWRPDGTVQYAENPPKKYQDIYPFNFETEDWPALWRELKSVFDHWIAQGVRIFRVDNPHTKSFLFWEWVITHLKREHPDLILLSEAFTRPKVMHRLAKLGFTQSYTYYTWRNTKQELIDYFTELSQGPGREYFRPNVWPNTPDILHERLQSGERATFMARLVLAATLAANYGLYGPAYELMESAPLKPGSEEYLNSEKYQLRHWDRDRPDSLKPFIARVNRIRRENPALQSDWSLKFFPIDNEHLIAYGKRSDDGENVILTVVNLDPHFPQSGWLAVDLAWLGVDPHLPYQVHDLLSEQRFTWHGERNFILLDPRHSPAHVLRLRRRVRSEQDFDYFD
- the treS gene encoding maltose alpha-D-glucosyltransferase, whose amino-acid sequence is MNAPHTPQLEAAEGGAVIPRTDEALWYKDAVIYQVNVKAFFDSNDDGVGDFLGLASKLDYIKELGVNTLWLMPFYPSPLRDDGYDISEYENVHPQYGTLDDFRLMLDEAHKRDLKVITELVINHTSDQHPWFQRARKAPPGSPERDFYVWSDTDQKYLGTRIIFTDTETSNWTWDPVAKAYYWHRFFSHQPDLNFDNPLVLEAVFKVMRFWLDMGVDGFRLDAIPYLVEREGTNNENLPETHAIIKQLRAAIDAHYPNRFLLAEANQWPEDVREYFGEGDECHMAYHFPLMPRMYMAIAQEDRFPVVEIMQQTPEIPETCQWAIFLRNHDELTLEMVTSKERDYMYNMYAADPRARINLGIRRRLAPLMDNDMDRIKLMNSLLLSMPGSPIIYYGDEIGMGDNVFLGDRNGVRTPMQWSIDRNAGFSRADPQRLYLQPIMDPVYGYQAVNVEAQTREPSSLLNWMRRMLAVRKTSLAFGRGRLTFLRPGNRKVLAYLREYGDDVILCVVNLARTAQPVELDLSRFRGRVPVEMLGRNAFPPIGDLPYLLTLPAHAFYWFRLAADADAPSWHTEVLPAEDRPVLVLFDGWNSLFRDQVVPWRIGLALRVREQFETDTLARYVEAQRWYASKGTAVQRARLADHAVWEHGERQWLLPIVELEGPAAPATYYAPLAMAWEDREEERMRSLAVATVARVRQQAMVGVMADAFADDAFCHAVVSAIQRRVEVKTAAGIIRFRPTSLFRQVAGDDHESLPVGKPQAQSSNTIVTLDERLFLKGYRRLRPGSNPEFEVGCFLTEAARFPHCVPVAGVVEYESGAGTVYTLSILQGYVPNQGDGWSYTQDYLQRYLESRQTVVEPPREDEHAAYLALIETLGERTAQLHLAFASDGGTEAFAPQRLTSDDLAHYREQVAQEASTTFAMLESALDRLDERAAALARELLVNRHVVMARIEALGAPGQQGLKTRYHGDYHLAQVLLSKNDFVIIDFEGEPGRSFAQRREKHPPLRDVAGMLRSFSYARAAALRSLPRGPEDASSLEALAALWERQTRAAFLRAYHRHAGAARLYEDLRPGEGLLGLFELEKALYELRYELSNRPDWVAIPLEGIAGLLGRA
- a CDS encoding mechanosensitive ion channel family protein: MERIEVLLDPARAFLYQVGALLPRLALAVVILFIGYLLAKAARFAIEKALRAINLHIVTQRAGVDGFLQRGGVQTDTIGLFGWLAYWVVILAALIVAFNGLGLSYVTDLLSRVMLFVPRVIVALLIVAFGAYFARFVGNAVHTYCAGIGIRDGAVLGNLARYAILVFVLMIAVDQLEVGGQLVRLTFLILLAGVVLALALAFGLGGRDWAAAWLERWWPAPRRPGDERRDRLP
- the glgX gene encoding glycogen debranching protein GlgX; the encoded protein is MSKDKPITAVWPGKPYPRGATWDGQGVNFALFSEHAERVELAIFDETGRRERQRIEMRERTDHVWHCYLPEARPGMAYGYHVYGPYKPEEGHRFNPHKLVLDPYAKDFVGQLRWSDALYGYTIGHKREDLSFDRRESAPHMPKCRVLETAFTWGDDRRPEVPWHDMVIYEMHVRGFTMRHPEIPERMRGTYAGLACAPAINYLKRLGVTTVELMPVHAYVNDRYLEEKGLRNYWGYNTLGFFAPEPRYSCSGKVKEFKTMVKTLHSAGIEVIIDVVYNHSCEGNHLGPTLSLRGIDNASYYILSEENRRYYNDFTGCGNTINLMHPRVLQMVMDSLRYWVEEMHVDGFRFDLASALARERGRVEHLGGFFDVIRQDPTLNQVKLIAEPWDLGHGGYQVGNFPLGWAEWNDRYRDGMRAYWKGDGGLIGEFATRLTGSSDLYGRTGKRPHASINFITAHDGFTLHDVVSYNEKHNEANGEGNADGNNHNLSWNCGVEGPTDDPQVNALRERQKRNLLATLLLSQGVPMILSGDEIGRTQRGNNNAYCQDNEISWLDWTMTPEREQLLGFVRRLIALRRAHPTFRRRDFFAGRPLVGGHLKDILWLKPDGHEMSTEEWEHEHARCLGMYLSGAGLDDVDARGVPLEDDDFLLLFNADANEIPFTIPTIPGGPWFALVDTAEPTGQAQPRRLQPGETYPLQGRSLVLLRRPMAVPLTPSPPPAPASA